Proteins encoded together in one Porites lutea chromosome 2, jaPorLute2.1, whole genome shotgun sequence window:
- the LOC140927385 gene encoding glycogen-binding subunit 76A-like, translated as MDDFPNMRRVNSVFPPFADDDELDGNGGGNGFHSILRKHKSLPAPRKKNVQFADGCGKPLVSVYSDDEYNIHVALQMTKRELQRAKKTLHVRFSQPVASDGFRDRLEKQTVSLENAVASQNSIWGTIKVKNICFHKEVTVRYSLDGWVSSTDLQGVYVPDSNDGSTDRFSFALTLPEYFLASGGVVEFAVRFQGEGMEFWDNNNGENYRIECRESSPSNSGINRMANLFRKNDFKF; from the coding sequence ATGGACGATTTTCCCAACATGCGAAGGGTGAATTCTGTGTTCCCTCCGTTCGCTGACGATGATGAACTTGACGGCAATGGCGGGGGAAACGGTTTCCATTCAATCCTGCGAAAGCACAAATCTCTACCTGCTCCGAGGAAAAAAAACGTGCAGTTTGCGGATGGCTGTGGAAAGCCTCTCGTCTCTGTTTACAGCGACGATGAATATAATATTCACGTAGCTCTTCAAATGACCAAACGCGAGCTGCAGCGGGCCAAAAAAACATTACATGTGCGATTTTCTCAGCCGGTTGCCTCGGATGGTTTTCGAGACAGACTGGAAAAGCAAACAGTTTCTCTCGAGAACGCCGTAGCTTCGCAAAATTCCATCTGGGGAACGATAAAGGTAAAGAATATTTGCTTTCACAAAGAGGTCACTGTGAGATACTCTTTGGATGGCTGGGTTTCCAGCACAGATCTTCAAGGAGTTTATGTACCTGACTCTAATGATGGTTCAACGGATAGATTTTCGTTTGCTCTAACGCTTCCCGAATACTTTCTAGCTTCCGGCGGAGTGGTAGAGTTTGCTGTTCGTTTTCAAGGGGAAGGTATGGAATTTTGGGACAACAACAACGGAGAGAACTATCGGATTGAGTGTCGAGAGTCGTCGCCATCGAACAGTGGGATCAACAGAATGGCCAATCTGTTTCGGAAGAACGATTTTAAGTTCTGA